A stretch of the Papaver somniferum cultivar HN1 chromosome 6, ASM357369v1, whole genome shotgun sequence genome encodes the following:
- the LOC113289231 gene encoding succinate dehydrogenase [ubiquinone] flavoprotein subunit, mitochondrial isoform X1: protein MWRCVSRGLQFVSSSSKITNETFKPLVSRFLSTDSSGGYTIVDHTYDAIVVGAGGAGLRAAIGLSEHGFNTACITKLFPTRSHTVAAQGGINAALGNMSEDDWRWHMYDTVKGSDWLGDQDAIQYMCSEAPKAVIELENYGLPFSRTEEGKIYQRAFGGQSLDYGRGGQAYRCACAADRTGHALLHTLYGQAMKHNTKFFVEYFALDLIMDSSGACQGIIALNMEDGTLHRFRAASTILATGGFGRAYFSATSAHTCTGDGNAMVARAGLPLQDLEFVQFHPTGIYGAGCLITEGSRGEGGILRNSNGEPFMARYAPSAKDLASRDVVSRSMTMEIREGRGVGPLKDHIYLHLNHMAPEILKERLPGISETAAIFAGIDVTREPIPVLPTVHYNMGGIPTNYHGEVVTVKGDNPDSIVPGLMAAGEAACASVHGANRLGANSLLDIVVFGRACANRVAEIQSPGAPQKPLVSDAGQKTIEWLDKLRNSNGSLPTSKIRLNMQRVMQNNAAVFRTQETLAEGCELIDQTWESFHDVGLKDRSLIWNSDLIETIELENLLINACITMHAAEARKESRGAHAREDFTKRDDVNWMKHTVGYWEKEKVRLDYRPVHLNTLDDEVESFPPKARVY, encoded by the exons ATGTGGCGTTGTGTTTCTAGAGGATTAcaatttgtttcttcttcttcaaagatcACAAATGAAACTTTTAAACCATTAGTttcaagatttctctcaaccGATTCA TCAGGGGGATATACGATTGTTGATCATACTTACGATGCGATTGTGGTTGGAGCTGGTGGTGCAGGACTTAGAGCAGCCATTGGACTTTCTGAGCATGGATTTAATACTGCTTGTATTACCAAGCTTTTTCCTACACGTTCTCATACGGTCGCTGCACAG GGTGGTATAAATGCAGCACTAGGGAATATGTCCGAAGATGACTGGAGGTGGCATATGTATGATACAGTTAAAGGAAGTGATTGGTTAG GTGATCAGGATGCTATTCAGTACATGTGCAGTGAGGCACCAAAAGCAGTCATAGAGCTAGAAAATTATGGATTACCATTTTCCCGAACTGAAGAAGGAAAAATTTATCAGCGTGCTTTTGGTGGTCAAAGCTTGGACTATGGGAGAG GTGGTCAGGCCTACCGTTGTGCCTGTGCTGCTGATCGTACCGGTCATGCTTTGCTTCACACTTTGTATGGCCAGGCAATGAAACACAATACGAAGTTCTTTGTGGAATACTTTGCGTTGGATCTCATCATGGACAGTAGTG GTGCTTGCCAAGGTATAATTGCACTAAATATGGAGGATGGGACTCTGCATCGGTTCCGTGCTGCTTCAACCATTTTGGCCACTGGG GGTTTTGGGAGAGCATACTTCTCTGCAACCTCAGCTCATACATGTACTGGAGATGGAAATGCCATGGTGGCACGTGCAGGGCTACCACTTCAG GATCTTGAATTTGTGCAGTTCCACCCCACGGGTATTTATGGTGCTGGGTGTCTCATCACTGAAG GATCTCGAGGTGAAGGTGGTATTCTTAGGAATAGTAATGGCGAACCTTTTATGGCTCGGTATGCCCCAAGTGCCAAGGATCTTGCATCAAGAGATGTTGTTTCAAGATCTATGACCATGGAAATTCGAGAAGGCCGTGGTGTAG GACCATTGAAGGATCACATCTATCTCCACTTGAACCACATGGCGCCAGAAATTCTGAAGGAGAGACTTCCAGGTATTTCAGAAACTGCTGCCATATTTGCAGGTATTGACGTTACCAGGGAGCCTATCCCAGTGTTACCTACTGTTCACTACAATATGGGAGGTATACCTACGAATTACCATGGAGAG GTTGTTACGGTGAAAGGGGATAATCCAGATTCAATTGTTCCTGGATTAATGGCTGCTGGTGAGGCAGCATGTGCATCCGTTCATGGGGCTAATCGTCTCGGTGCAAATTCTTTACTTGACATTGTTGTTTTCGGTCGAGCTTGTGCAAACAGAGTTGCGGAGATCCAAAGTCCAG GTGCACCGCAAAAACCATTGGTGAGTGATGCTGGACAGAAAACTATTGAATGGCTGGATAAACTTAGGAACTCAAATGGTTCACTGCCGACCTCAAAGATCCGTCTAAATATGCAAAGGGTGATGCAAAATAATGCAGCTGTGTTCCGTACCCAGGAAACTTTAGCAGAAG GTTGCGAGTTAATCGACCAAACATGGGAGAGCTTTCATGATGTTGGGTTGAAAGATCGTAGTCTGATATG GAACTCTGATTTGATTGAGACAATTGAATTAGAAAACCTTTTGATAAATGCATGTATAACCATGCACGCCGCTGAAGCTAGGAAGGAGAGCAGAGGAGCGCATGCACGAGAAGATTTCACG AAAAGGGATGACGTGAACTGGATGAAGCACACTGTGGG GTACTGGGAGAAAGAGAAGGTTAGGCTTGATTACAGGCCTGTTCATTTGAACACATTAGATGATGAAGTTGAATCTTTCCCTCCAAAAGCGCGTGTTTATTAG
- the LOC113289231 gene encoding succinate dehydrogenase [ubiquinone] flavoprotein subunit, mitochondrial isoform X2, translating to MSEDDWRWHMYDTVKGSDWLGDQDAIQYMCSEAPKAVIELENYGLPFSRTEEGKIYQRAFGGQSLDYGRGGQAYRCACAADRTGHALLHTLYGQAMKHNTKFFVEYFALDLIMDSSGACQGIIALNMEDGTLHRFRAASTILATGGFGRAYFSATSAHTCTGDGNAMVARAGLPLQDLEFVQFHPTGIYGAGCLITEGSRGEGGILRNSNGEPFMARYAPSAKDLASRDVVSRSMTMEIREGRGVGPLKDHIYLHLNHMAPEILKERLPGISETAAIFAGIDVTREPIPVLPTVHYNMGGIPTNYHGEVVTVKGDNPDSIVPGLMAAGEAACASVHGANRLGANSLLDIVVFGRACANRVAEIQSPGAPQKPLVSDAGQKTIEWLDKLRNSNGSLPTSKIRLNMQRVMQNNAAVFRTQETLAEGCELIDQTWESFHDVGLKDRSLIWNSDLIETIELENLLINACITMHAAEARKESRGAHAREDFTKRDDVNWMKHTVGYWEKEKVRLDYRPVHLNTLDDEVESFPPKARVY from the exons ATGTCCGAAGATGACTGGAGGTGGCATATGTATGATACAGTTAAAGGAAGTGATTGGTTAG GTGATCAGGATGCTATTCAGTACATGTGCAGTGAGGCACCAAAAGCAGTCATAGAGCTAGAAAATTATGGATTACCATTTTCCCGAACTGAAGAAGGAAAAATTTATCAGCGTGCTTTTGGTGGTCAAAGCTTGGACTATGGGAGAG GTGGTCAGGCCTACCGTTGTGCCTGTGCTGCTGATCGTACCGGTCATGCTTTGCTTCACACTTTGTATGGCCAGGCAATGAAACACAATACGAAGTTCTTTGTGGAATACTTTGCGTTGGATCTCATCATGGACAGTAGTG GTGCTTGCCAAGGTATAATTGCACTAAATATGGAGGATGGGACTCTGCATCGGTTCCGTGCTGCTTCAACCATTTTGGCCACTGGG GGTTTTGGGAGAGCATACTTCTCTGCAACCTCAGCTCATACATGTACTGGAGATGGAAATGCCATGGTGGCACGTGCAGGGCTACCACTTCAG GATCTTGAATTTGTGCAGTTCCACCCCACGGGTATTTATGGTGCTGGGTGTCTCATCACTGAAG GATCTCGAGGTGAAGGTGGTATTCTTAGGAATAGTAATGGCGAACCTTTTATGGCTCGGTATGCCCCAAGTGCCAAGGATCTTGCATCAAGAGATGTTGTTTCAAGATCTATGACCATGGAAATTCGAGAAGGCCGTGGTGTAG GACCATTGAAGGATCACATCTATCTCCACTTGAACCACATGGCGCCAGAAATTCTGAAGGAGAGACTTCCAGGTATTTCAGAAACTGCTGCCATATTTGCAGGTATTGACGTTACCAGGGAGCCTATCCCAGTGTTACCTACTGTTCACTACAATATGGGAGGTATACCTACGAATTACCATGGAGAG GTTGTTACGGTGAAAGGGGATAATCCAGATTCAATTGTTCCTGGATTAATGGCTGCTGGTGAGGCAGCATGTGCATCCGTTCATGGGGCTAATCGTCTCGGTGCAAATTCTTTACTTGACATTGTTGTTTTCGGTCGAGCTTGTGCAAACAGAGTTGCGGAGATCCAAAGTCCAG GTGCACCGCAAAAACCATTGGTGAGTGATGCTGGACAGAAAACTATTGAATGGCTGGATAAACTTAGGAACTCAAATGGTTCACTGCCGACCTCAAAGATCCGTCTAAATATGCAAAGGGTGATGCAAAATAATGCAGCTGTGTTCCGTACCCAGGAAACTTTAGCAGAAG GTTGCGAGTTAATCGACCAAACATGGGAGAGCTTTCATGATGTTGGGTTGAAAGATCGTAGTCTGATATG GAACTCTGATTTGATTGAGACAATTGAATTAGAAAACCTTTTGATAAATGCATGTATAACCATGCACGCCGCTGAAGCTAGGAAGGAGAGCAGAGGAGCGCATGCACGAGAAGATTTCACG AAAAGGGATGACGTGAACTGGATGAAGCACACTGTGGG GTACTGGGAGAAAGAGAAGGTTAGGCTTGATTACAGGCCTGTTCATTTGAACACATTAGATGATGAAGTTGAATCTTTCCCTCCAAAAGCGCGTGTTTATTAG